A region of Moorena sp. SIOASIH DNA encodes the following proteins:
- a CDS encoding DUF928 domain-containing protein → MKIRFQLLNHCLDNQRFTIGVVSLFLGMTTVALADYQPPSEPSYPEEPTIISGTRGGCSKNGKAKLTTLAPQKHIGKTVSTHPTFAWFVPDAEALPMKFQLYPDDVNQNSQPIQNIELQTTPGIMTHSLSEDELGLSVGQRYLWQVVIICEPNHPSSAIIAQAYIDVVQESPDLKIALAAATNPVDRADIYADRGFWYDGFGEVVVGCGDDARHRELMLNLLTDLAKIEASGNSKSASQKSERIQQILEIELKKPVCN, encoded by the coding sequence ATGAAGATAAGATTTCAGTTACTCAACCATTGCTTAGATAATCAGCGCTTTACTATTGGTGTGGTTAGTCTATTTTTAGGGATGACAACTGTAGCCCTAGCCGACTATCAACCACCTTCTGAGCCATCTTATCCGGAAGAACCTACAATTATTAGCGGTACAAGGGGAGGATGTTCTAAGAATGGAAAAGCAAAGTTAACTACACTAGCTCCTCAGAAACATATTGGAAAAACTGTTTCGACTCACCCAACCTTTGCTTGGTTTGTACCGGATGCTGAAGCCTTGCCAATGAAATTTCAGCTTTATCCAGATGATGTAAATCAGAATTCCCAACCCATACAAAATATTGAATTGCAGACGACACCAGGAATAATGACTCACTCACTATCAGAGGATGAACTAGGCTTATCCGTGGGACAGAGATATCTTTGGCAAGTGGTCATTATCTGTGAACCGAATCACCCATCAAGTGCTATCATAGCCCAAGCCTATATCGATGTCGTTCAAGAGTCACCAGACTTAAAAATAGCCCTTGCTGCAGCGACTAACCCCGTTGATAGGGCAGATATCTATGCTGACAGAGGTTTCTGGTATGATGGCTTCGGTGAAGTTGTTGTGGGTTGTGGTGACGATGCTAGACATAGAGAGTTAATGCTAAATCTTTTAACTGATTTAGCAAAAATCGAGGCATCTGGAAATTCAAAATCTGCCAGCCAAAAGAGTGAGCGAATCCAGCAGATTTTAGAGATAGAATTGAAAAAGCCCGTTTGTAACTAA
- a CDS encoding CHASE2 domain-containing protein yields the protein MRLFTQEEIQSWRVGLMPGLVLIGLVILFRLTGSLQSLEWIALDSFLRWRPEESIDKRILIVGINEEDIRGIGTYPIPDRDLASLLRKLATYNPRAIGLDIVRDLPVEPGYTELVAAFKAIKTVIGIEKALPDQYGNTINPPPTLPPEQIGFADGILDADGHIRRSLLGTYNLEGEYKFSLAILLAKAYLSKEGISLTNGTYDPIAMQFGTTELTRFRPNSGGYVRADAKGNQILINFRSAREPFRIVSLNDIQTGNIDPSWIRDRIVLIGITSHGAKDIVNVSAIPNSIPGLVFGVEVLAHTVSQIISAALNGRPLLRVWPDSWEYIWIIVWGFLGISLARLTKTPLQNLLSVSVAGISLVALSYLLLIWGWWIPVVPACLVLTVNAISINAFYLYQQTLKSRINERQYMIDYTFDIIHNGPLQTLARILSCTQDQDLSNDQLRSQLEQLNQELRAVYESVRRETLTQDSSIHIGIDLDLDLEQPTHEILYEVYSNTLALNFPCFETIQVKIIKFDPIDSPPLSIEQKRGLCRFMEEALCNVGKYAKGVTRLKVTCTQTEGMNIIRIQDNGLGISSSSQPNKYKRSGGRGTKQAKALARQLGGSFKRSSLSPKGRVCELTWSVAKGRFWFLN from the coding sequence ATGAGACTTTTTACTCAGGAGGAAATTCAAAGCTGGCGGGTAGGATTGATGCCAGGACTAGTCCTGATCGGACTAGTAATCCTATTTCGCCTCACTGGCTCCCTGCAAAGTCTAGAATGGATTGCTCTGGATAGTTTTCTCCGTTGGCGTCCTGAAGAATCTATTGATAAAAGAATTCTGATTGTTGGTATTAATGAAGAAGACATCCGAGGCATAGGTACCTATCCCATACCCGATCGAGACTTAGCATCACTGCTGAGAAAACTAGCAACCTATAACCCTAGAGCTATTGGTCTTGACATCGTCAGAGATTTACCTGTTGAGCCTGGTTACACTGAGTTAGTCGCAGCATTTAAGGCTATCAAAACCGTGATTGGCATTGAAAAAGCCTTACCTGACCAATATGGCAATACCATTAATCCACCACCCACCTTACCCCCCGAACAAATTGGCTTTGCCGATGGCATACTTGACGCTGACGGACACATCAGGCGCAGTTTACTAGGCACCTATAATCTCGAAGGAGAGTATAAATTTTCTCTAGCTATACTGCTAGCAAAAGCGTATTTATCTAAAGAAGGAATTTCCCTAACCAATGGCACTTATGACCCAATAGCCATGCAGTTTGGTACTACGGAACTCACTCGCTTTCGCCCCAATTCCGGAGGCTATGTCAGAGCCGATGCTAAGGGAAATCAGATCCTAATTAATTTTCGCAGTGCTCGGGAACCGTTTCGGATCGTATCCCTCAACGATATCCAAACTGGCAACATCGATCCAAGCTGGATTCGCGATCGCATAGTCCTGATTGGTATCACTAGCCATGGCGCTAAAGATATTGTTAATGTCTCTGCTATCCCTAACTCTATTCCTGGACTAGTGTTTGGTGTAGAAGTCCTTGCTCATACAGTTAGTCAAATCATTAGTGCTGCTCTCAATGGACGACCCTTGTTAAGGGTTTGGCCAGATAGCTGGGAATATATATGGATTATAGTTTGGGGGTTTCTGGGTATCAGCCTCGCTAGACTAACTAAGACACCGCTACAGAATCTATTGAGTGTTAGTGTTGCTGGCATTAGTTTGGTGGCACTAAGTTATTTGCTTCTGATCTGGGGTTGGTGGATACCTGTAGTACCAGCGTGCTTAGTTTTAACTGTCAATGCTATCAGTATCAATGCCTTCTATCTATACCAGCAAACCTTAAAATCCCGCATAAATGAACGCCAATATATGATTGATTATACCTTTGACATCATTCATAATGGACCATTACAAACCTTAGCTAGGATACTCAGCTGCACTCAAGATCAGGATTTATCTAATGACCAATTGCGCTCTCAACTAGAACAGTTAAACCAAGAACTCAGAGCAGTTTATGAATCAGTGCGTCGAGAAACCCTAACCCAAGATAGCAGTATCCACATCGGGATTGATTTAGACCTAGATTTGGAGCAACCCACTCACGAGATTCTCTATGAAGTTTATAGCAATACCCTAGCCTTAAACTTTCCTTGCTTTGAAACCATTCAGGTAAAAATTATAAAATTTGACCCAATTGATAGTCCGCCATTAAGTATCGAACAGAAGCGAGGATTGTGTCGATTTATGGAAGAAGCATTGTGCAATGTCGGTAAATATGCTAAAGGGGTCACTCGTCTGAAAGTTACCTGCACCCAAACCGAAGGTATGAATATTATTCGCATTCAAGATAATGGATTGGGCATTAGCTCATCATCTCAACCCAATAAATATAAGCGTTCAGGAGGTCGGGGAACTAAACAAGCTAAAGCACTAGCGCGACAGCTAGGGGGAAGTTTTAAGCGCTCATCTTTGTCTCCTAAAGGAAGAGTTTGTGAACTCACTTGGTCTGTTGCTAAAGGTCGATTTTGGTTTTTAAACTAG
- a CDS encoding response regulator transcription factor, producing the protein MKPKIIVIDDHESVLEGTVSQLQKQYPEAEIVTAKTAQIAQEYVERLSPDLVVADLSIPKQQGDTARTDTGIQLLKTLMKIYPTLNIVVQSANIKALIRLKPAINEHEGGFTIVDKSLPQKEMLIKVDWSLQGLIYTPKAIRNGLEIKSEWLELLTLAFEEGLQDRTIAQRMQISERTVRNYWTKVQDVLGVYPKPGENIRIKTEKRAREVGLID; encoded by the coding sequence ATGAAACCAAAAATTATTGTCATTGACGACCACGAATCGGTTCTCGAGGGAACCGTGAGCCAACTGCAAAAGCAATACCCAGAGGCAGAAATTGTTACGGCTAAAACAGCCCAGATAGCTCAAGAATATGTAGAGAGGTTATCCCCTGACTTAGTTGTTGCCGATCTTTCCATTCCCAAGCAGCAGGGGGATACTGCCCGAACCGATACGGGAATTCAACTCCTCAAAACATTAATGAAAATATACCCTACCCTCAATATAGTTGTTCAAAGCGCTAATATCAAAGCCTTAATCCGTTTAAAACCTGCTATTAATGAACACGAAGGAGGCTTTACCATCGTAGATAAAAGCCTGCCCCAGAAAGAAATGTTAATTAAAGTTGACTGGTCACTTCAGGGATTGATTTACACCCCCAAAGCGATCCGAAATGGGTTGGAAATCAAATCCGAATGGTTAGAACTTCTAACCTTAGCCTTTGAAGAAGGATTACAGGATAGAACCATTGCTCAGCGGATGCAAATCTCCGAGCGCACTGTGCGTAACTATTGGACTAAAGTTCAAGACGTTTTAGGGGTTTATCCAAAACCCGGTGAAAATATTCGCATTAAAACCGAGAAGCGGGCAAGAGAAGTCGGTCTAATCGATTGA
- a CDS encoding ShlB/FhaC/HecB family hemolysin secretion/activation protein, with protein sequence MAIALRPRYGMWQPPPKAYALKGKAGFGVSSFSFSILVISALNGMAQSTIPNSSNSPLPITSASGLSLLDSTAEATSTRPPPQVRCPVEDIGSELIGTQGEGETGREFWPICQDSRYKSLYQTDATGVDIIASSGERFLVKTVEVLGSTVLQEQITALIEEIENQEVTFEDLIELRSKITQLYIKNGYITSGAFLLNNQALDSGTVQIQVVEGEVERIELNGLNRLRPDYVRRPLEIATTKPLNQQRLVKALQLLQLDPLIERVNVELTAGSTPGRNILKVTLKEAPAFHTGVKTENNRSPSIGSTQVSVFAAHDNLLGFGDRIRGEYGLTEGLDIYDIRYSIPINARKGTLSLGYSNSENRLVSENFRDLNIRGETQNYSLSFRQPLLRSPETEFAVGVGLDLRHRQTFILDDIPLSFSLATADGTSKVTVIRLFQDWVKRSPERVLAARSQFSLGIDAFDATISDSSPDGRFFTWVGQFQWVEQLSPSILLISRINTQLTPDSLLSLEKFSLGGRDTVRGYRQNQIIADNAILGGVEARILLTSDSRLQLTPFFEIGTAWNNDGIQPNPATIAGVGLGLRWQIGSGFNLRLDYGIPLIGVDNQGNSLQDNGIYFTLDYQPF encoded by the coding sequence ATGGCGATTGCGCTACGGCCACGCTATGGCATGTGGCAGCCACCACCAAAGGCATACGCCCTGAAGGGAAAGGCAGGTTTTGGTGTTTCTAGTTTTAGTTTTTCTATCTTAGTGATCTCAGCTCTAAATGGGATGGCTCAATCTACGATTCCTAATTCATCTAATTCTCCCCTTCCGATTACTTCCGCATCTGGGTTATCGCTACTAGACTCTACTGCTGAAGCTACCTCTACTCGACCGCCACCTCAGGTTAGATGTCCCGTTGAAGACATCGGGTCAGAATTAATAGGAACACAGGGAGAGGGAGAGACAGGGAGAGAGTTTTGGCCTATTTGTCAAGATTCTCGATATAAATCTTTATATCAAACCGATGCTACCGGAGTTGATATTATCGCTTCATCCGGTGAGCGTTTCCTAGTCAAAACTGTAGAAGTGCTGGGTAGTACAGTTTTACAAGAACAGATTACAGCATTAATTGAAGAGATTGAAAACCAGGAAGTCACCTTTGAAGATTTAATTGAACTGCGCTCTAAAATTACTCAACTGTATATTAAAAACGGTTACATTACCTCTGGTGCATTTTTACTGAATAATCAAGCACTCGACAGTGGCACTGTGCAAATACAGGTTGTTGAAGGTGAGGTAGAACGAATTGAACTGAATGGATTAAACCGTCTGCGACCTGACTATGTACGCCGTCCCCTAGAAATTGCTACTACTAAACCCTTAAATCAGCAACGCCTAGTCAAAGCACTGCAACTGCTGCAGCTAGACCCCTTAATCGAACGAGTGAACGTGGAATTGACCGCAGGGAGCACTCCCGGTCGTAATATATTAAAGGTCACACTAAAAGAAGCCCCAGCCTTTCACACCGGTGTCAAAACAGAAAACAACCGTTCTCCCAGTATTGGTTCAACCCAAGTCAGTGTATTTGCTGCTCATGATAATCTATTGGGATTTGGCGATCGCATTCGTGGGGAATACGGTCTAACCGAAGGACTCGACATCTACGATATTCGCTATAGCATCCCCATCAATGCTCGTAAAGGAACCCTGAGCTTGGGCTACAGCAATAGTGAAAATCGCCTTGTTTCGGAGAATTTCCGGGATTTAAACATTAGAGGTGAAACCCAGAACTATTCCCTCAGTTTCCGTCAGCCCTTATTGCGATCGCCAGAGACTGAATTCGCTGTTGGCGTAGGCTTAGACCTGCGTCACCGACAAACCTTTATACTCGATGACATTCCCTTGTCCTTCTCTCTAGCCACGGCAGATGGTACATCCAAGGTCACAGTAATTCGGCTGTTTCAAGATTGGGTCAAGCGCAGTCCAGAACGAGTATTAGCCGCCCGCTCCCAGTTTAGTCTAGGAATTGATGCCTTTGATGCCACCATTAGTGACTCAAGTCCTGATGGGCGTTTCTTTACCTGGGTCGGACAATTCCAGTGGGTGGAGCAATTATCACCATCTATTCTGCTGATCAGCCGAATTAATACTCAACTCACCCCAGATTCCTTACTATCCCTAGAAAAGTTCAGTCTAGGTGGTAGAGATACCGTCAGAGGCTATCGACAAAATCAAATTATTGCTGATAATGCCATCTTGGGGGGAGTAGAGGCACGTATTCTCCTCACCTCAGACTCAAGACTACAATTAACCCCTTTTTTTGAAATCGGTACAGCCTGGAATAATGATGGGATTCAACCCAACCCTGCCACCATTGCTGGTGTAGGATTAGGCTTACGTTGGCAGATCGGATCTGGATTTAATCTCCGTCTCGACTATGGTATTCCCCTGATCGGGGTAGATAATCAGGGGAACTCACTGCAAGACAATGGCATTTACTTTACCCTAGACTACCAGCCTTTTTAG
- a CDS encoding transposase, translated as MSKKRSNRRTKKKKKKEADLMRTDVWSLVATQEQKHQMQLTVNEYRAFLTPLVLIFNAQWAKLATLSSTERINAVEKMIHATAKNPAPKHNYYQKVLDKNPSFRKFPSYLRRAAIADAIGIVSSFQTRYREWQSGIRKHRQARPPRLTAMCKSYPALYQGQQIKYGVNYATVDIKVWDGTDWVWLKKIKVKKHGGNRHLTKGNQLCSPALVIDLKKCQLSMPVEVKQGSRQEAEYICSVDLGINNAAVAAIVGRDGTVKARKFINPARDIDCRNRRRMKIAKKAKQTSNITGKKLPRGFCKGLYRKSSNLNLEIGRTVAREIVKFALLHGVKVIVLENLSGWKAKAGKKGSLMKQKFHLWCHSKICELINDKWTEVGGVVQTINPKYTSAVAFDGSGKVLRSKINYSLAKFSTGKRYHADLNASYNIGARYWYSVIVGDRHFSRVFDSKSSNGTSRTPIVLGTLRSLATFKRTNPHP; from the coding sequence ATGAGCAAAAAAAGAAGTAACAGGAGAACTAAAAAGAAAAAGAAAAAGGAGGCTGACCTGATGCGGACGGACGTTTGGAGCCTGGTGGCAACACAAGAACAAAAGCACCAGATGCAACTAACTGTCAATGAGTACCGTGCCTTCCTAACGCCTCTAGTTCTCATTTTCAACGCTCAATGGGCTAAACTAGCTACTCTGTCTTCTACAGAACGGATAAATGCTGTGGAGAAAATGATTCATGCCACAGCAAAAAATCCAGCTCCTAAACATAACTATTATCAAAAAGTATTAGACAAAAATCCTTCTTTTAGAAAGTTTCCTAGTTATTTAAGAAGAGCAGCTATAGCTGACGCTATTGGGATCGTTTCTAGCTTTCAGACTCGTTATAGAGAGTGGCAGTCAGGCATTAGAAAACATCGTCAGGCTAGACCCCCTCGTTTAACGGCTATGTGCAAAAGCTATCCAGCTTTATATCAAGGTCAGCAAATTAAATATGGGGTGAACTATGCCACAGTAGACATAAAGGTCTGGGATGGAACTGATTGGGTCTGGCTAAAAAAGATAAAAGTCAAGAAACATGGAGGTAATAGACATTTAACAAAAGGAAATCAACTGTGTTCGCCTGCTCTTGTAATCGACTTGAAGAAGTGTCAACTATCCATGCCAGTCGAGGTAAAGCAAGGGTCGAGGCAGGAGGCAGAATATATATGTAGTGTAGATTTAGGAATCAATAACGCTGCTGTAGCAGCTATCGTAGGTCGCGATGGTACTGTAAAGGCGAGAAAATTTATCAATCCCGCCAGAGACATAGACTGTCGCAATAGACGGAGAATGAAAATTGCCAAAAAGGCAAAACAAACCAGTAACATAACCGGGAAAAAATTACCAAGAGGTTTCTGTAAAGGTCTTTATCGCAAGTCTTCTAATCTAAATTTGGAGATTGGCAGAACGGTAGCCAGAGAGATTGTTAAATTTGCCTTGTTACATGGAGTAAAAGTAATCGTATTAGAAAATCTCTCTGGCTGGAAAGCTAAAGCAGGTAAGAAAGGGTCATTGATGAAACAGAAGTTTCATTTATGGTGCCATAGCAAAATCTGCGAGCTTATTAACGATAAGTGGACGGAAGTAGGTGGGGTTGTTCAAACAATTAACCCTAAATACACCAGTGCGGTAGCTTTCGATGGTAGCGGTAAAGTATTGAGAAGTAAAATCAATTATTCACTTGCCAAATTTTCTACAGGAAAACGGTATCATGCCGATCTAAATGCTAGTTATAATATCGGGGCCAGATACTGGTATTCCGTAATTGTAGGAGATAGGCATTTCTCTAGGGTGTTCGATAGCAAAAGTTCTAACGGCACATCGAGAACGCCGATTGTCCTGGGGACGCTTAGGAGTCTAGCTACTTTTAAGCGCACGAATCCCCACCCATAA
- a CDS encoding transposase, whose protein sequence is MRFGLYITLIRIELILKQLLGKWECDLVEFGGEADHVHILFEAHPSVGLSKLVNNVKTVTTPMATLQVRGAFI, encoded by the coding sequence GTGCGTTTCGGCTTATATATCACTTTAATCAGAATCGAGCTTATACTCAAACAACTTCTTGGGAAGTGGGAGTGCGATCTAGTAGAGTTTGGAGGTGAAGCTGACCATGTACATATTCTCTTTGAAGCACACCCGTCAGTAGGATTGTCGAAGCTAGTTAATAATGTAAAGACGGTTACAACTCCAATGGCTACGCTCCAAGTTCGCGGAGCATTTATCTAA
- a CDS encoding filamentous hemagglutinin N-terminal domain-containing protein: MTSSLTLSLLIPSTSNQAHAQSNIIPDDTLGANGSVVIPDASVKGLPAALIEGGVQRGVNLFHSFDQFNVEEGLRVYLANPAGIENILSRVTGMNPSDIQGTLGVDGPANLFLLNPNGIIFGSNASLDVQGSFVGSTANAYAWGEDGYFSATEPESSRLLTINPGALFFNQVGSVPGNIINTGTLAVGKDLTLSGLNLDLQGRLSAGGNLTLLAMETLKGRDSIALPFVAAAGGKLLVMGNQTIDILALNHPESGLFSLGDMVLRSSNPIRGDAHYWSGGNFSIEEIDGTLGNLSSPHDPIIRSAGDVSFKNYEGASLHIFAGGSVTVDNVKITGSDPTNNIQETVTLSNGTTISIDGSTRPTLDIRAGTKYIGNPIGITGNPTPNQLEFSEAPTTANIKIGDIMIEPPNGQVFLTNQYESNSAVTGSIEVNTIDTSNEVGNAGDVIIDSGQDIMLIGTNTIDSGVDIILTGTNIDNESFILADTSGPGEGGQIKLLANQEILLSDRFLVTSGTSGSGNGGEITIEAESVTVRDGAAVGTRTLAEGDAGSVSIKTQSLLLKDGGVVGSRTLGKGDAGNVTINGSESVKVIGIGVSGENTFPSLITTQVDPDSTGDGGNLMINTQSLLLKDGGLVGTGTFGKGDPGSLTINAKESVKVIGIGVSGENTFPSLITTQVDPDSTGDGGNLMINTQSLLVEDGAHVNAITFAEGDGGSLTINAKESVQVIGVSADGNFPSAIFALANPDSTGDADSLKINTQSLLVEDGAQVDAITFAEGDGGILTINASELVQVIGKSADGKFRSGIFAEPFKDSTRKGGFLKINTQLLLVFDGGRIGTTIDASLIENSLTFLPVNQIDTTTLLSNSCILRSRKQPGSLIITGSGGKPTAPGSGKISPFATGTVRTIPSDGSSSRSTQADRPWQIGDPIVEPQQVYRLADGRLVLSRECVE, from the coding sequence ATGACAAGTTCATTAACACTGTCACTGTTAATCCCATCAACTAGCAATCAAGCCCATGCTCAGAGCAATATCATACCAGATGATACCTTGGGAGCTAATGGTTCGGTTGTGATTCCTGACGCTTCTGTAAAGGGATTGCCAGCAGCATTGATTGAAGGGGGAGTTCAACGGGGAGTAAATCTATTCCACAGTTTTGATCAATTCAATGTCGAAGAGGGGTTGCGGGTTTATTTAGCTAATCCAGCTGGAATTGAGAATATCCTGTCGCGGGTGACCGGAATGAATCCAAGCGATATTCAAGGAACCTTGGGAGTAGATGGCCCAGCTAACCTGTTTTTGCTCAATCCCAATGGAATTATATTTGGGTCGAACGCCAGCTTGGATGTGCAGGGTTCATTTGTAGGAAGTACCGCGAATGCGTACGCATGGGGTGAAGATGGATATTTTAGTGCCACTGAACCAGAAAGTAGCCGTTTACTAACGATTAATCCCGGAGCATTGTTTTTTAATCAGGTCGGCTCGGTGCCAGGGAATATTATCAATACTGGCACCTTGGCAGTGGGGAAGGATTTAACCCTTTCTGGATTAAATCTAGATTTACAGGGTCGGCTATCAGCTGGGGGGAATTTGACCCTATTGGCCATGGAAACCCTGAAGGGGCGCGATAGTATAGCGCTACCTTTTGTAGCAGCAGCTGGGGGAAAACTATTGGTAATGGGTAACCAAACCATAGATATATTGGCTTTAAATCATCCCGAGAGTGGGTTGTTTTCACTAGGGGATATGGTGTTGCGTTCCAGTAACCCAATTAGAGGGGATGCCCACTATTGGAGTGGAGGAAATTTTTCGATTGAGGAAATAGATGGAACTTTAGGGAATTTGTCAAGTCCCCATGACCCGATTATTCGCTCAGCGGGGGATGTCAGTTTTAAGAATTATGAAGGTGCGTCCCTACACATTTTCGCCGGTGGTTCGGTAACGGTTGATAATGTCAAGATTACAGGTTCTGATCCCACCAATAATATTCAGGAAACCGTCACCCTATCCAATGGCACCACCATATCAATAGATGGTAGTACTCGCCCCACCCTAGATATTAGGGCTGGCACCAAATATATCGGTAACCCGATCGGCATTACTGGCAATCCCACCCCTAATCAACTGGAGTTTTCGGAGGCTCCGACCACGGCAAATATTAAGATTGGCGACATAATGATTGAGCCGCCCAATGGTCAGGTGTTCCTCACCAACCAATACGAATCCAATTCCGCTGTGACTGGTTCGATTGAAGTAAACACAATTGATACCAGTAATGAAGTCGGAAATGCCGGGGATGTGATTATTGACTCTGGTCAAGATATCATGCTCATTGGTACTAATACTATTGACTCGGGTGTTGATATCATCCTCACTGGTACTAATATTGATAATGAGAGCTTCATTTTAGCTGATACTTCTGGTCCTGGGGAGGGGGGTCAAATCAAGCTGCTGGCAAACCAGGAGATTTTGTTGAGCGATCGCTTTCTCGTCACAAGTGGTACTTCTGGTTCAGGTAATGGGGGTGAAATTACCATTGAGGCTGAGTCGGTTACTGTCAGAGATGGAGCAGCAGTTGGTACCCGTACCTTGGCAGAAGGAGATGCGGGTTCGGTAAGCATTAAGACACAAAGTTTACTGCTTAAGGATGGAGGAGTGGTTGGTAGCCGTACCTTGGGAAAAGGAGATGCAGGTAATGTGACCATCAATGGATCAGAATCGGTGAAAGTCATTGGTATTGGTGTCTCCGGCGAGAATACGTTTCCCAGCCTGATAACTACCCAAGTTGATCCAGACTCAACCGGAGATGGGGGTAACTTGATGATTAATACACAAAGTTTACTGCTTAAGGATGGAGGATTGGTTGGTACCGGTACCTTTGGAAAAGGAGATCCAGGTTCTTTGACCATCAATGCCAAAGAATCGGTGAAAGTCATTGGTATTGGTGTCTCCGGCGAGAATACGTTTCCCAGCCTGATAACTACCCAAGTTGATCCAGACTCAACCGGAGATGGGGGTAACTTGATGATTAATACACAAAGTTTACTGGTGGAGGATGGAGCACATGTTAACGCCATTACCTTTGCAGAAGGAGATGGGGGTTCTTTGACCATCAATGCTAAAGAATCGGTGCAAGTTATTGGTGTCTCCGCCGATGGTAACTTTCCCAGCGCTATATTCGCCCTAGCTAATCCAGACTCAACAGGAGATGCAGATTCCTTGAAGATTAATACACAAAGTTTACTGGTGGAGGATGGAGCACAGGTTGACGCCATTACCTTTGCAGAAGGAGATGGGGGAATTTTGACCATCAATGCCTCGGAACTGGTGCAAGTCATTGGTAAATCCGCCGATGGTAAGTTTCGCAGCGGTATATTTGCCGAACCTTTCAAAGACTCAACCAGAAAGGGGGGTTTTTTGAAGATTAATACACAACTGTTACTAGTTTTTGATGGAGGACGGATTGGCACCACTATCGACGCCAGCCTGATCGAAAACAGCCTGACCTTCTTACCAGTTAATCAGATTGACACCACTACTTTGCTGTCCAATAGCTGCATTTTGCGCAGTCGGAAGCAACCAGGTAGCTTGATCATTACTGGCAGCGGTGGAAAACCCACTGCTCCAGGAAGTGGTAAGATTTCACCCTTTGCCACTGGCACAGTGCGCACCATACCCAGTGATGGTAGCTCTAGCCGGAGCACCCAAGCGGATCGCCCTTGGCAAATTGGTGATCCGATTGTAGAACCTCAACAGGTATATCGACTGGCAGATGGACGGCTAGTTTTGAGTCGGGAGTGTGTAGAATAA